In one window of Drosophila mauritiana strain mau12 chromosome X, ASM438214v1, whole genome shotgun sequence DNA:
- the LOC117147767 gene encoding double-stranded RNA-specific editase 1-like isoform X2: MKRNRHPFAANNKPFVFGGIYNPNATVKPLIQMPLQAANVQEQQSPPVASYPTPATPVAVQQPSTPVPVQVPNSSVQQQNPDVDAIASKLPLPVIIKEEPISVEDEPSVDIIEDNTSASTSASGIGGKIPFKKIFQKRKKSSERTRDKKLRQNRQLRKSMLPKNALMALNEVKGVTISDFTIDSNTDGGFTAIVTVNSNQYEGKGTSKMTAKNAACEKAWRDFIIAKMTPKPPRIHQVEIGAEPIDTNDDEADAPDDDLPMLNLASFAIYKLFAEWEREGYVVPEMHASANAAQQAGGDAGTPVPAAPKEPKKPPVRTELPSGWETMHPATILCIMRPGLSYSDYGSSGDKTNGMQHLGITVDNQEFHAHGRSKKIARRNVAVKVCNSLFGTNFAYGDTA; encoded by the exons ATGAAGCGAAATCGTCATCCATTTGCTGCAAACAACAAGCCATTTGTCTTTGGAGGCATTTAC AATCCCAATGCCACCGTCAAGCCTTTGATCCAAATGCCGTTGCAGGCCGCCAATGTCCAGGAGCAGCAGTCTCCTCCGGTGGCTTCATATCCGACACCGGCCACTCCGGTGGCTGTTCAGCAGCCATCGACTCCTGTCCCCGTTCAAGTGCCGAACTCGTCCGTCCAGCAGCAAAATCCGGATGTGGACGCCATCGCCTCGAAGCTGCCCTTGCCAGTTATCATCAAGGAGGAGCCGATCTCTGTCGAAGATGAACCGTCCGTCGACATTATAGAGGACAATACCAGTGCCAGTACCAGTGCCAGCGGCATCGGGGGCAAGATCCCATTTAAAAAGATCTTCCAAAAGCGCAAGAAGTCGTCTG AACGCACTCGGGACAAGAAGCTGCGACAGAACCGCCAGCTGCGCAAGTCCATGCTCCCCAAGAACGCTCTGATGGCCCTCAACGAGGTTAAGGGCGTGACCATCAGCGATTTCACCATCGACAGCAATACCGACGGGGGATTCACGGCCATTGTCACTGTGAACTCCAATCAGTACGAGGGCAAGGGTACCTCAAAGATGACAGCCAAGAACGCGGCCTGCGAGAAGGCTTGGCGCGATTTTATAATTGCGAAGATGACGCCTAAACCTCCCCGTATTCACCAGGTGGAGATAGGTGCGGAGCCAATAGACACTAACGATGATGAGGCCGATGCACCGGATGATGATCTGCCCATGTTGAATCTGGCTTCGTTTGCCATCTACAAGCTGTTCGCGGAGTGGGAGCGCGAAGGCTATGTCGTACCCGAGATGCACGCTTCGGCCAATGCTGCCCAGCAGGCCGGAGGGGATGCCGGAACTCCAGTTCCCGCCGCGCCGAAGGAGCCAAAGAAGCCGCCAGTGCGTACGGAGCTACCCTCTGGCTGGGAGACCATGCACCCGGCGACCATTCTTTGCATT ATGCGACCGGGACTCAGCTACTCGGACTACGGGTCATCTGGCGACAAGACCAACGGCATGCAGCATCTGGGAATCACGGTGGACAACCAGGAATTCCACGCTCACGGCAGATCCAAGAAGATCGCCCGTCGCAACGTGGCCGTGAAAGTGTGCAACTCTCTGTTCGGCACAAACTTCGCCTACGGCGACACCGCTTAA
- the LOC117147767 gene encoding double-stranded RNA-specific editase 1-like isoform X1: MVSVGQRVAFLSTHLTSSLQVILSRNPNATVKPLIQMPLQAANVQEQQSPPVASYPTPATPVAVQQPSTPVPVQVPNSSVQQQNPDVDAIASKLPLPVIIKEEPISVEDEPSVDIIEDNTSASTSASGIGGKIPFKKIFQKRKKSSERTRDKKLRQNRQLRKSMLPKNALMALNEVKGVTISDFTIDSNTDGGFTAIVTVNSNQYEGKGTSKMTAKNAACEKAWRDFIIAKMTPKPPRIHQVEIGAEPIDTNDDEADAPDDDLPMLNLASFAIYKLFAEWEREGYVVPEMHASANAAQQAGGDAGTPVPAAPKEPKKPPVRTELPSGWETMHPATILCIMRPGLSYSDYGSSGDKTNGMQHLGITVDNQEFHAHGRSKKIARRNVAVKVCNSLFGTNFAYGDTA; encoded by the exons ATGGTTTCCGTTGGCCAGCGAGTCGCTTTTCTGTCGACCCACTTGACCAGCTCGCTGCAAGTGATTTTGTCTAGG AATCCCAATGCCACCGTCAAGCCTTTGATCCAAATGCCGTTGCAGGCCGCCAATGTCCAGGAGCAGCAGTCTCCTCCGGTGGCTTCATATCCGACACCGGCCACTCCGGTGGCTGTTCAGCAGCCATCGACTCCTGTCCCCGTTCAAGTGCCGAACTCGTCCGTCCAGCAGCAAAATCCGGATGTGGACGCCATCGCCTCGAAGCTGCCCTTGCCAGTTATCATCAAGGAGGAGCCGATCTCTGTCGAAGATGAACCGTCCGTCGACATTATAGAGGACAATACCAGTGCCAGTACCAGTGCCAGCGGCATCGGGGGCAAGATCCCATTTAAAAAGATCTTCCAAAAGCGCAAGAAGTCGTCTG AACGCACTCGGGACAAGAAGCTGCGACAGAACCGCCAGCTGCGCAAGTCCATGCTCCCCAAGAACGCTCTGATGGCCCTCAACGAGGTTAAGGGCGTGACCATCAGCGATTTCACCATCGACAGCAATACCGACGGGGGATTCACGGCCATTGTCACTGTGAACTCCAATCAGTACGAGGGCAAGGGTACCTCAAAGATGACAGCCAAGAACGCGGCCTGCGAGAAGGCTTGGCGCGATTTTATAATTGCGAAGATGACGCCTAAACCTCCCCGTATTCACCAGGTGGAGATAGGTGCGGAGCCAATAGACACTAACGATGATGAGGCCGATGCACCGGATGATGATCTGCCCATGTTGAATCTGGCTTCGTTTGCCATCTACAAGCTGTTCGCGGAGTGGGAGCGCGAAGGCTATGTCGTACCCGAGATGCACGCTTCGGCCAATGCTGCCCAGCAGGCCGGAGGGGATGCCGGAACTCCAGTTCCCGCCGCGCCGAAGGAGCCAAAGAAGCCGCCAGTGCGTACGGAGCTACCCTCTGGCTGGGAGACCATGCACCCGGCGACCATTCTTTGCATT ATGCGACCGGGACTCAGCTACTCGGACTACGGGTCATCTGGCGACAAGACCAACGGCATGCAGCATCTGGGAATCACGGTGGACAACCAGGAATTCCACGCTCACGGCAGATCCAAGAAGATCGCCCGTCGCAACGTGGCCGTGAAAGTGTGCAACTCTCTGTTCGGCACAAACTTCGCCTACGGCGACACCGCTTAA